The DNA region AGCGGTAGTCGACGACGGCCGGGTCCTGCCAGGCGCCCCAGCAGCCGAGCATGATGCGCCGACGGCCCACTTCTTCGTACCCGGGCAGCGCCTCGTAGAAGAAGTCGAAGACGTCGTCGTTCAGCGCCACGGCCTCCTTGACGAAGTCGATGACCCTCGTCAGGCGCGACAGGTAGTCGGTGAAGGTGTTCGGCTGCGGCATCGTGCCGACGCCGCCGGGGTACATCGTCGACGGATGGACGTGGCGCCCCTCCATCAGACAGAACATCTCACGGGTGATCCGGCTGACCTTCAGGGCCTCCCGGTACACCTCACCCTCGAAGGGGTTGAAGGCACGCATGATGTCGGCGATGGTCCGGTAGCCGTGGATGTCCCCACGGGGGGCCGGGGTCCGTTCGGCCCGGGCCAGCACACTCGGGTTGGTGGCCTTGACCATCGCTTCGCAGAAGTCGACGAAGACGAGGTTGTCCTGGAAGATCGTGTGGTCGAACATGTACTCGGCGGCCTCGCCGAGGTTGACGATGTGTTCGGCCAGCGGCGGCGTCTTGATGCCGTAGGCCATCTGCTGCGCGTAGTTCGAGCACGTGGTGTGGTTGTCGCCGCAGATGCCGCAGATGCGTGAGGTGATGAAGCCCGCGTCGCGCGGGTCCTTGCCCTTCATGAACACCGAGTAGCCGCGGAAGAGGGACGAGGTGCTGCGGCACTCCACCACTTCCTGGTTGGCGAAATCGATCTTCGTGTAGATGCCGAGGTTGCCGATGATCCGGGTGATCGGGTCCCACGACATGTCCACGATCTGCGGAGCTTTTCGCTCGGTGGCCCCGGCCCGGTCCGCGGTTGTGGTCATGTGCGTTCCTGTTCTCGCTGCGCGATGCGTCGGACGGTTGGAGTTGGAGAGGGGAGCGTGCGTACGCGGGTGCGGCCCGGCAGGAGCTGCCGGGCCACAGGTCACGGGCGCCAGTAGGGGTCGTAGCCGGAGGTGAGTTCCTGCTTGTTGTGGTGCCACTTGGGTTCGCGGTTGACGACGGCGTTGGTGATGCCGCGCATCCTCCGGACGAAGGCCCCGTAAGGCTTGATCATGAGGGAGGAGAAGCTGCCGCCGGGCGGTTCGTCCATGAACGGCATGAACGCGTCGGGGAAGCCGGGCATGGTGCAGCCGATGCAGATGCCGCCGACGTTCGGGCAGCCGCCGAGGCCGCCCATCCAACCGCGTTTGGGCACGTTGCAGTTGACGACGGGGCCCCAGCAGCCCACCTTCACCTGGCACTTGGGGGAGTTGTAGTCCCGGGCGAAGTCGGCTTGCTCGTAGTACGCAGCGCGGTCGCAGCCCTCGTGCACGGTCTTCCCGAACAGCCACTGCGGGCGCAGCATCTGATCCAGCGGGGGCGCCGGGGCGGCTCCGGCCCCGTGGTAGAGGACCCAGAGCAGGGTCTCCATGAAGTTCTCCGGCTGGATCGGGCAGCCGGGGACGTTCACGATCGGGAGGCCGCCCTGCGACGTGAAGTCCCAGCCGAGGTAGTCGGCCAGACCCATGCAGCCGGTGGGGTTGCCCGCCATCGCGTGGATACCGCCGTACGTGGCGCAGGTGCCTGCGGCGACCACCGCCCAGGCTTTGGGGGCCAGCCGGTCGATCCACCAGTTGAGGGTCAGGGGCTCACCGGTCTCCAGGTCGTTGCCGAACGACGTCCAGTACCCGTCGCCCTCGATGATGTTCTGGTTCGGGATCGAACCCTCGATGACCAGGATGAACGGCGAGAGTTCGCCGCGGGCAGCCGCGCGGTACGGAGCGAGGAAGTCCTCGCCGCCGAGACTCGGTGAGAGCACCTTGTTGTGCAGGTTCACTTTTGGCAGGCCCGGGATGAGTCCGAGGACCAGGTCCTCGATGGCGGGCTGGCCGGCCGCGGTCAGCGACACCGAGTCGCCGTCGCAGCTCATCCCTTCGGAAATCCAGAGGATGGTGATCTCGTCGAAGCCGTCACGCGCCTCGGCACGGCTCGGCTCGGTGGCAACGTCATGCGTGCCGCTGTCGATGGTCATGTCGTCAGCCTCCGCTGCAGTCGGTCCCCGAGTCGGTCGTACGCCGCGGCCGACGGCCCGCTGAGCGCGGGTGGACGGTCCCGGGTGTGGGGGTGCGGTCGGACCGGTGCGGTCCGTCCGTCGTCGTGGTGGTCGTGGACCAGCTGCTCGCCCTCGGGCCGCAGCCGCGTGGCGAGCGGGCGGGTTCGCTCTTCCGGTGCCGGGCGCCGGGACAGCCTTCGGAACAGCCGGTCGGCCGTCCGGTGATCCGGTGCCGCGATTTCAGGCAGGTCCATGGGGCCGCCTCTTTGCCGGCCCGCCGGCCGGCTGCTCGGGCCGCTCCCGCGGCGGCCGGGACGGCTCGAGCGGCTTCGCCCCACCCGCGGTGTCCGGGGACATCGGGGCCTCCAGCGGCTCGAGTTCGTCGGGCCGGAAGTAGTGGAAGCGGCCGTACCAGCCGTTCAGTTCGGCCGCGGGATCGCCGTCCACTGTCAGGGCGAGGTGCACGCTGCCGTCCACGTCGTGGAAGACGGCCGCGACCTGCGCGGTCCGTCCGGCCAGGAACATGTCCTGGGCGTCGGTACCCCGGCCCCGGGGGCGGAGCCGTACCCGGCTGCCGGCTCCCAGCGGTACGCCGTCCACCGACACCGTGTCGGTCGTGGGCGACAGGCCGTCGTCGGCGCCCTCCTGCCACCATGCGAGCCGGTCGGCCCTCGCCGCGGACGCGGGTCCCGGGGAAGTCGTGGGCGCGGCGGCCGCCGCGGAGGGGGCGGGATCCGACGGCGCGGCATGGGTCAGTGAACGAATGGTGCCGTGCAGCCGGGCGAAGACCTCCGGGGGCATGGCCTCCACCCGGTCCAGGATCCGGGCGGCACGTGGGTCGGTGGCGCGCGCCTCGCGCTTCTCCTGGTCGGTCAGCAGCAACGTGCGCAGCGTCAGGATCTCGTCGATCTCCGCGGCGTCGTGCAGGTCGCCCGGGCTCTCCGGCGCCACCTGCGGGCAGTCGGACAGGATGATCGGTGCGGAGATGAGGGTGGGACCACAGGCCCCGTCCGGGGTCCCTCCGGGGCTTTCACCCGGGGCGTCCTCGAGTGAAAGCCCACCCAGGACGGGGAAGGTGAACGCGTTGTGGCACTCTCGGGCGTGCTCGCGCAGGCCCGAGGGCGGGTCGATCAGCGAGACGAACTCCACGCCGTCGCCGCCGACGAGCGTGTGCGTCGCGATGAGCGCGTCACGCAGCGCCTCATCGCGAACGGCCCGTGGGTCCGGTGCCGTCCCTGTGTTCTCGGTACGGATCCGAAGCCGGCAGACGTCGTCCCCGAGCCGCTCGGCGATGACGGTCGTTCTCGCCCGCACGGCGGCGCGCCGCCGTACCACCCGACCGAGGCCACCGGGGAACTCTTCGATCTCCTCCCCGGCCGGTGAGCCGACCAGAACGGCGGACTCCTGCCCAAGCAGATCGTCCAGACGTACGACGAGTTCCGTCTCGCGCGGTACCGCCTCGTCGAAGGTCAGATGCAGTGTGCCGTCGTCCGCGCGCAGCGACTCGACCGGACGGTGCCTGCCGTCCTGGCCGGCCTCCTCCACCTGCTTGTGCTGCATCTGCAGATACCGCACCCGCACGCGCACCACCGCCCGCGGCTGCCGGACCCGTAGCAGGCACTCGGTCCGCTGGTACCAGGAGTCGGCGGATCCCGAGATGCCGGGAGTCACCACCCCCTCCCGCTCCACCCAGTCACGCGGGAAGAGCACGCCGAACTGCCAGCGCACCCGGTTCTTGGGCGACGAGCGGCGGTAGGGGTAGAGCAGGTAGCCCTCATACAGAACGGCGTCGGCAACCGCGCTCAGCTGACCGAAGTCACGCCCTGGGCTGCGCGAGGCCACGCACGCATCCGCTGTTGCGACAGCGCACGCGACGTCATCGTCGACTCCGCCCTGCGGCATTCCGCCTCCTCTGATCCGGAACTGAAGACAACTCCTCCGATACCATTACATTCCCCACGTATTGGTGCTCGCCCACACACGGCGGGAATTGGGCTGTTCGGGGATCCAGGGGCACCCAAGAGGCCGGTCGCAGGGAGCCGGGCCTACCGGCTTACGCCGTCATCGTCGCGCCGACCGCGCCGACCGCGCCGATCATGCGGACGGCGACCACGGGCCCAGGAGCGAGACGTCCGGCCGGGAGCTCCGGGCGACGGCATGACGACCGGGACAACGCTTCTCGTCCGGCAACGTTCTCCAGTGAGCGGGTGCATGGGGGCCCTTCGGAGACGCCCCGATGGACGTGTGACGTCTCGATGGCGGTCATGGCCCCTCGATGCTTTGTCGAACCGGTTCGGGGAAGCTAGCATCGAGGAAACCGGCCAGCAATACCCCCGACACGAATCTCTTCGGCCGCGCACGGCCGCCCGCCCTGACGGGGTCAGGGCGCCCAAGTCCGTCGAACCCGGCTCCTGACCTGCCCGGTGAGCGGAGGTACGCCGAGGTAGCCCAGGCGCCAGACCACCGCACGCTGACGTTTCCGGGCCGTTACGAAAAATTCGGTACGGGACGTTGACACCCGTCCGGGTTACTCCTACCTTCACTTCACGCGAACCGGTTCGACGGCCACCATCTGGCCGATTTCCTTCCCTGGAATCATCGAACCGGTTCGACCGATCTCGGCAAGGAGCCCCCCGTGAACATCGGTGAGATTGCCAAGCGGGCCGGTGTCTCGCGGAGCACCGTGTCCTACGCGCTGAGCGGGAAGCGCCCGGTGTCCGAGGACACCCGGCAGAAGATCCAGCGGGTCATCGACGAGCTGGGCTATCAGCCCAACGCGAGTGCGCGGGCCCTGGCCAACGGCCGGACCAACACCATCGGTCTGGTCTTCCCGCCGGCCGGGAACCACTACACCGGCATGCAGCTGGATTTCATCGGCAGCGTCACCGAGGCCGCCGCGGCCTACGACTACGACGTGCTGCTCTCTCCGAGCGGTGTGGACAGCGACCGCTCGTTCCAGCGGCTGCTGGGCGAGCGGCGGGTCGACGGTGCGATCCTGATGGAGATCCGGCTGCAGGACGACCGGCTCGACCACCTCACCGCGGTGGACTTCCCCTCCGTCGCCATCGGCCGCACCGCCCACCCGGAGGGCAGCTGGTGGGTGGGCCTGGACCACACGGCACTGGCGGCGGCCTGTGTGCACCACCTGGCGGACCTGGGCCACCGTCGGGTGGCCTTCGTCAACCGGCCCGAGCAGCTCCTGCGGGCCGGGTACGAGTCCGCCCACCGGGGGCTGGACGGGTTCACCAAGGCCGCGGCGGAACGTGGGCTGACCGTCCGGACGTACTGCTGTGGGGACGACGCCGCCGCGGGCCTGGCCTGTCTGGAGCGGATCCTGCACGACGAGCCCGCCACCACGGCCCTCGTCACGTTGAACGAGGCCGCGCTCGGCGGCCTCTACCGTGGGCTTGCCCAGGCCGGCCGACATGTACCGCGCGACTTCTCGGTCACCGGGGTCGTGGCCAGCCGGTGGGCGGAGACGGTGACCCCGCAGCTCACCGCGGCGGACGTACCGGCGGAACAGATGGGCCGCCTCGCTGTCGAGCTGCTCGTCGAGCGGCTCGACCACCCCGGCACACCGGCCCGGAATCACCTGCTCGCCCCGCCGATCTCGTTGCGGGCGAGCACCGCCCCTGTCGGCACCGGGCCCGCCGACCCGGCTCCGGACTCCGGCACCCCCATTCACCCCTGACCATCCGCCCGCACCACTCCCTTTCACCCTCCGCACCCCATACCGGCCGGCTGAGCAACTCACCGCCCGGGTTCGGCGAGCCCAGCGGCCCCCGATCACCCCTCCCAGGGCACACCCGTGCCGATCCCAGGGCACACCTGTGCCAAAACCCATGAGGACACGCCATGAACCGATCTGCCAGACGGCGTCTCACCGCCGCAGTCCTGACCGTCGTCACCGTCACCGCCGGCGCCACCGCGTGCTCCTCCGGCTCAGGCGACACCTCCACGAAGGCCGCGGACGGCGGTACGTACACGATCTGGGACCCGTACCCGCAGTTCAACAGGGGCTCGGCGTGGGCGAAACTGCTGGACGACTGCGGCACCAAGGCCGGAGTGAAGATCAAGCGGACCGCGTTCGACACCAGCGACCTGACGAACAAGGCGCTGCTCGCGGCGCAGCAGGACAACTCCGCGGACGTCCTCATCGTCGACAACCCGGTCGTCTCCACCCTGGCCGA from Streptomyces sp. ALI-76-A includes:
- a CDS encoding hydrogenase expression protein HypE; amino-acid sequence: MTIDSGTHDVATEPSRAEARDGFDEITILWISEGMSCDGDSVSLTAAGQPAIEDLVLGLIPGLPKVNLHNKVLSPSLGGEDFLAPYRAAARGELSPFILVIEGSIPNQNIIEGDGYWTSFGNDLETGEPLTLNWWIDRLAPKAWAVVAAGTCATYGGIHAMAGNPTGCMGLADYLGWDFTSQGGLPIVNVPGCPIQPENFMETLLWVLYHGAGAAPAPPLDQMLRPQWLFGKTVHEGCDRAAYYEQADFARDYNSPKCQVKVGCWGPVVNCNVPKRGWMGGLGGCPNVGGICIGCTMPGFPDAFMPFMDEPPGGSFSSLMIKPYGAFVRRMRGITNAVVNREPKWHHNKQELTSGYDPYWRP
- a CDS encoding LacI family DNA-binding transcriptional regulator; its protein translation is MNIGEIAKRAGVSRSTVSYALSGKRPVSEDTRQKIQRVIDELGYQPNASARALANGRTNTIGLVFPPAGNHYTGMQLDFIGSVTEAAAAYDYDVLLSPSGVDSDRSFQRLLGERRVDGAILMEIRLQDDRLDHLTAVDFPSVAIGRTAHPEGSWWVGLDHTALAAACVHHLADLGHRRVAFVNRPEQLLRAGYESAHRGLDGFTKAAAERGLTVRTYCCGDDAAAGLACLERILHDEPATTALVTLNEAALGGLYRGLAQAGRHVPRDFSVTGVVASRWAETVTPQLTAADVPAEQMGRLAVELLVERLDHPGTPARNHLLAPPISLRASTAPVGTGPADPAPDSGTPIHP